The Melanotaenia boesemani isolate fMelBoe1 chromosome 8, fMelBoe1.pri, whole genome shotgun sequence DNA window ctgctggccctggggggaaggtgctgttttgggggtggggagtggggggctggggcgatgtgggggggtgggggcctggctcatgtctcctcgcctcctggctgaggctgtccccccgggacataaggtggcgggaggatgatggtgaaaggatgatgtatgtgtgggaggaaggtgtatgtgagggaggatggtgtatgggtaggagaatggtgtgaggatgggtagtggaaggatagtatgtgtgtgtgtgggaggatggggtatgtgtgggaggatgaatggtggaaggatgatgtatgtgtgggaggatggggtatgtgtgggaggatggatggtggaaggatggtgtgtgtgtgggaggatggatggtgtatgagagggaggatggtgtatgggtaggagaatggtgtatgtgtgggaggatgggtagtggaaggatagtgtgtgtgtgtgtgggagaatggggtatgtgaaggtggatgtatggtgtagaagagggaggatggtgtatgtgtgggagaatggtgtatgtgtgggaggatgggtagtggaaggatagtgtgtgtgtgtgtgggaggatggggtatgtgaaggtggatgtatggtgtatgagagggaggatggtgtatgtgtgggaggatggatggtggaaggatgatgtatgtgtgggaagatggggtatgtgtgggagaatgtatggtggaaggatggtgtgtgtgtgggaggatggatggtggaaggatggtgtgtgtgtgtgggaggaaagagtatgtgagggatggatggtgtatgcgtgggaggatgaatggaggagtggaaggagagtgtgtgtgtgtgtgtttgtttgtgtgtgtgttggtctgggggggggcaggactagttctcggggtgtgcggctgggcactggggtgtggggctggcctctggcggtggccgtctgggcgggccgggtccccccgggtggcgtgctggccctcggtctgtgggggtggggggtgtccctgcgctcctgggcccgggccctctgccccgtctgtcccgggcggccggtgctcgggggggggggtcggggactgctggcctcggcctgccggggcctgtgtccgcgggggggctcctgctggggtctcctgctgctgtcttcctgggcggacgagtggtcgtctctgtggaccggtcggggtctgttgcctacgggggggctggtggcctgggtctcgggaccgctggcctgactctggcctctgttcaagtgaggtggcatctgcatgatcactctgcatggtcactccttcctgaacgtctccactccgtatattcggtatgttgacacagtctctgcgtcgccgtgtagccgagtcctccagcacatccacacaggtttctctgcgcgtgttcttgaatacagcagtttcacttatatctattatcatatttttttttcctcaatataccttttctctctattcttataattattcttaaaattttattattatttctgttattattattattattactcttattattattattactattattattattattattattattattattattattatggtgattattattattgttactattatcaactagttgtgtaatgacctactggctaggatgatcttagctatatatgttgtaagtagtatggattacatggtcttttgtatgatgtctgaagtccccacctgcactccccacaccctttctgtccctctccctcccctccctcttctctctcctttcttttctctctctctctctctgtcccctccggtcgagtccagcattaagagtttgatttaataaagtttatcatatcatcaagagggactttatacatgtagtataaatccctgcttgatagagtaaaaatGCCCGgcatcagacggcagccagacattcattctgtttgcaacgatgctggacaagacagatgaaaaaaaaaaaaagaaacgagAAAAGCATTTCACTTATGCTGAGTCATGATGGGTCGATTTCACAATTTAAATACTTAGGAAATGATAGCCTCAGTAAACCATGTGAGGTTAAGGAATGTGGCAAAAAACTTGCCGGGTCTGCAGCACAGAACTGGTGTCTATTGCGACTGTTGCCACTGTTGATTGGTAACAGGATCAAAAATCCTATGGACAGTCAGGTGTGGCAACTGTGTCTGCAGCTCAAGGAAATGGTTGAGCTCATGTGTGCTCCCAAAATCCATCATGACCAGATTGCATACCTCAAGATAATAACTGAAGAGTATGTCCATTTAAGACACACAATCTTCCCTAATCACCCACTCAAGCCTAAGCATCACTATTTGCTTCACTACAGTGACCTTTTACTGCACTTTGGGCCACTTATTCGTTTGTGGACTCTCAGGTTTGAGAGTaaacattcatattttaaagaatGTGCTCGAAAGCTGCACAATTTTGTTCACCTTTGTAAAACACTGGCAGAAAGGCACCAGTTGCTTCAGGCGTACCTCAGCAGTGGATCATTGTTTGCCCCAGCAGTTCAAGCAGTTGGTGAAACTAATGAATATGATGAGCAGTTGTACAATGGGCTTATTCAGGAGTCTGTTAGGACAGCAGGCTTGACAAAAGAAACCACGTCAGAGGTATCAGCAGTAGTTTATAGAGGAACAAAGTACAGCAAAGGGCTTGTTGTTGCGATGGGTCACAATGAACATGGCCACATCTTTGGAAAAATCTCAGTGATCCTCATTAGTCACAAACAAGTACACTTTGTTTTGGATATTCTTCAGTCTTTGTTACTGATCGATCTTGGACTTCACTTCCTGCACAATTCTGAAAAAAGATTCACATGTGTTCAAGCAGACACTTTGTGTGATTACTACCCTCTGCCAGTGTACAACACTTCAGGCTTGACTGTTGTATCTCTGCATCATTCAGTATCATCCTCTTAAATCATTGCAGGTATGGATGATGGCAGCCTAGAGCATGAAATTAACTTGGCATTACCTGACCTGCATGAAGAGACAACAAGGACACTTATTGAACACCTAAGAGATATTATTGGTGTCAGAAACAGAGAAGATCTCTTGTTTGTTGAGCCCGGCGACCTCAAGTCTTTCCTGACGCCAATACAAAGTCAAAGACTCATTCAAGTATTCAGAAAAGGTGAGAATGTATTTGTGTAATTAATGGTAGAAAACATGTCTTGAAAATAGTTGGAATAAGTTATTTTTAGAGGTATTTTGAAATCGTACTTCATACATCAATTCATagttcataaaagaaaaaaaatcttaaaactaTCTTTCATTGTCATGGGTATTATTTCTCCAAACACTCTTGATTTTCTTTCACATATAAACTTCAGCGCTACTCAATAAATATTCAATCTGTGCATAGTTAATGTGAAATTGTTCTGTTGTGATTGTGTGTACAGATGACCAAGTGGAGTCAAATTCTTCAAACCCCTCAACGGAACCTGAAACCGACAGTCCACCAACTGTGCTTGTGTCACTACAGGGTTATTCACTCCATCCTCCACAAGCATCAGGCCTTCTTCCTTCCACACAACCAAATGCAAGCAACGCCTCCTGGATCAGCAGTTTCTTGGTTCCGTGGGAGAAGATGCCGACAAGACTCTCACAAGCCATGGCAACTGGCAGAATGGCTCACCCAGAAGACAGGAGAATAATGATTAGGACTGTTGTAGAAGGAATGCGAGTACACTGCTCCAACCCCAATAGAGCTGCTTGTGCAGAGGTAGCTAGAGCTATTGTATCTAAGTATCCCGCTACCTTTGCAGATAAGACTGCAGAAGGTGAGCAGTTAGGCTGTGGTTATTATTCCCTACTGAAACAGCTTAAGACGAGAGTTGAACATGTAAACAGAGACAATGTCAGCAGCAGAATCCGACAGCCAAGGAAAAGGTCTACAAGTGAAAACGGTGATCCTGCCATCAAAAGAGGGAGATCTGAACTTGATAGCTATGGTTGCATCAACTGGCAACCCACAACTCTACCAGAAGGAGAAACAGCTGAAACCTTAGAGACAAAAAGACAGATTATGTCAACTGTCTTCAGATCAGCAGGTCCTCAAGCTATTGAGACAACAGATGTTAATGAATTGATGTCATTGACTTACACTTACCAGCGACACATGCTTAACTCTTGGCCTGCCCCCACTTTATGTGAGATTCAAGAGCATTGGCCATTTCTGTTTACTAAAAGAGGCCTCTGCATGCACTTCCACACACTCACTGATATTGAGGTGGACACACGCCTCAGTGAAGCTCTTCGTACGAAGGGAAGGAGAATTTGGAACTTCTTTCAAAGCCAGAGACTCAAGTGGAGCAAGGAGACTGAACATCTACTACGGGAGTGTGACAGTGCAGAGTTGAACCAAAACCAGATCGCCACAACAGTCATCCTTCTACTGATGAAGTACTTCCAAGAAAAAGAGGACTCAATCTTCATCTTGGCTGATGTAATTatcttttaaattttacacaTGCACTatcaacataaaacacatatCTTGAAGGAGAagtgtttaaattatttaggtTATCATTCAAATTGCttccttctgtgttttaaaGGCATTTTCCACTAAGATGTCTGTTGAAAGTGAGATGACCTTACCCACCGCACCAAGGGTAATAGTGCTTGgtaagtaaatatttttttttaccatattgtaatatttttgtagAAATCTATGTAATTATTGTGGtattctatatttttcctaCAACAGTTAACCTGTTTTAGGTTGTACAAAAACAGGATCTGCACACAGTTGgcttctgtttctcttcttttttctaccTGATAACCAACAGGAAAAACAGCCGTATGTTTCAGCACAGGCCTTAAGGCTGAAACATtaggctgttttttttcctgtaatctataataattttcatcatataataaataagagaaacagcagcagactgtGTGGATCCTATTTTTTACAGTCTCAGGCTTGTTGTCTGTGGACTGATCCAGCACCTGTGTGGAAACATTATTTGTAATGGTGAGCACATTGTCTGTTTTAGGAAATGATTTGGTGTCTGCAACCCGGTGGATGGTCAGTATGGAGGGCAAGGTATTCTTTGAGCCTGAGCAGCTGCATGACTTTGCCAGCGCCCTTGCTGTCTTCTTTGCATCATACTACGTCTTCAACCTGGAGTATCAAGAGTCAGCATCCACCACGATGGAGATGATACTGAGGTATGTACTTAGCACCATCAACCATTTAAGAATGAAATCTAGTGCATGACAGCTTGACTACAgtgggaaaaaaacataaaggtcAAGGG harbors:
- the LOC121645005 gene encoding uncharacterized protein LOC121645005; this encodes MDDGSLEHEINLALPDLHEETTRTLIEHLRDIIGVRNREDLLFVEPGDLKSFLTPIQSQRLIQVFRKDDQVESNSSNPSTEPETDSPPTVLVSLQGYSLHPPQASGLLPSTQPNASNASWISSFLVPWEKMPTRLSQAMATGRMAHPEDRRIMIRTVVEGMRVHCSNPNRAACAEVARAIVSKYPATFADKTAEGEQLGCGYYSLLKQLKTRVEHVNRDNVSSRIRQPRKRSTSENGDPAIKRGRSELDSYGCINWQPTTLPEGETAETLETKRQIMSTVFRSAGPQAIETTDVNELMSLTYTYQRHMLNSWPAPTLCEIQEHWPFLFTKRGLCMHFHTLTDIEVDTRLSEALRTKGRRIWNFFQSQRLKWSKETEHLLRECDSAELNQNQIATTVILLLMKYFQEKEDSIFILADAFSTKMSVESEMTLPTAPRVIVLGNDLVSATRWMVSMEGKVFFEPEQLHDFASALAVFFASYYVFNLEYQESASTTMEMILRYVLSTINHLRMKSSA